One region of Camelina sativa cultivar DH55 chromosome 6, Cs, whole genome shotgun sequence genomic DNA includes:
- the LOC109133307 gene encoding uncharacterized protein LOC109133307, which produces MLLSKGEKEVMIKSMATAVPTFVMSCYRLPKTITSKLTSAVAKFWWSTNGQTGGIHWIAWERLCCSKQLGGLGFKSVDDFNTSVLAKQLWRLIDYSDTLFAMVFKIRYYRNSDPMDPIRSYSPSYGWRSIVSARSLVNKGLITRVGSGTSISIWSDPWVPVQFPRPALSNGPFKDPTLKLPHLIDRQTNSWRKDLLTQHFDHVDVALIEAIPLSSFSKNDYLGWHFTITGNYTVKSGYETERLDVQGPFRALSSGSATTPLLARVW; this is translated from the coding sequence ATGTTACTCTCAAAAGGGGAGAAAGAGGTGATGATTAAGTCTATGGCGACGGCTGTCCCGAcatttgtgatgtcttgttacCGTCTGCCAAAGACAATCACATCTAAACTGACTAGTGCAGTGGCAAAATTCTGGTGGAGTACGAATGGCCAGACAGGGGGTATACATTGGATCGCATGGGAGAGGCTTTGCTGTAGCAAGCAGTTGGGTGGTTTGGGATTCAAGAGTGTTGACGATTTTAACACGTCTGTGCTGGCTAAGCAGTTGTGGAGACTGATAGATTATTCGGACACCCTGTTTGCCATGGTTTTTAAAATTAGGTATTATCGGAACTCAGATCCTATGGATCCAATACGATCTTATTCACCCTCGtatgggtggaggagtattGTATCTGCTCGATCTCTGGTGAACAAAGGGCTTATTACACGGGTTGGCTCAGGGACCTCCATTTCTATATGGAGTGATCCCTGGGTTCCAGttcaattcccgagaccagccTTAAGTAACGGTCCTTTTAAGGACCCAACTCTCAAGTTACCTCATTTAATTGATCGTCAAACGAATTCTTGGCGAAAGGATCTGCTCACTCAGCATTTTGATCATGTGGATGTCGCTCTGATAGAGGCTATACCTCTAAGTAGTTTCTCAAAGAACGATTATTTAGGATGGCACTTTACTATAACTGGAAATTATACAGTAAAATCTGGGTATGAGACGGAACGTTTGGATGTCCAAGGTCCTTTTCGGGCATTGAGTTCTGGTTCAGCGACCACTCCCCTTCTTGCTAGGGTTTGGTAG